The Apus apus isolate bApuApu2 chromosome 8, bApuApu2.pri.cur, whole genome shotgun sequence genome has a window encoding:
- the AMOTL2 gene encoding angiomotin-like protein 2 isoform X1 — protein MRTAEEPNGTVLHRLIQEQLRYGNLTENRTLLAIQQQALRGGGAGSPRSSLESLSPEESQMVQQSTRQEPQGQEHHSDHLYSENSVYRLCPPQHKGEELPTYEEARAHSQYFASQRGGQQPGGLDLGFRGESPARGAESGARRPDEGLKELKHGHVRSLSERLMRMSLERNGAKAQSPISASHSYPQLSRHHQLAALRGQHPEGLEPRGPPPEYPYVIPSQDTYLAEPGPCSREGPGFQHPEVRVLPSPVPTAFLPPPGALYPGPSGVEALVGAQAVSAGSRLARAELLLRENERLRREGEELRRELESCSQKAGRIQKLESEIQRLSEEYENLVKASSKREALEKAMRNKREGEMRRLQDFNRDLKERLESANKQLASKTQENQESNQGSVAKLLAQSYEHQQEKEKLEREVSLLRSANEEQRRRAELLEQALGSAQARAAKAEAELRKKRAYVEKVERLQAALGQLQAACEKREQLELRLRTRLEQELKMLRAQQRQAGAAGGGTPELSAHTLSEQLREKEEKILALEADMTKWEQKYLEECTMRQFAMDAAATAAAQRDTTLISHSPRHSPNSSFNEDLLLATHKHQEMENRLKALHAQILEKDAVIKVLQQRSRRDPSKALQGSLRPAKSVPSIFSASATLSWPGSGQSERLAEGSSRGSTAGKGSSEGAAVPTNLPLPSHSKRGSRDGSTQTDGAAEGEGLEHPPGLLESSGPARAPDLSDMVEILI, from the exons ATGAGGACGGCGGAGGAGCCGAACGGGACCGTCCTGCACCGCCTGATCCAGGAGCAGCTGCGCTACGGGAACCTGACGGAGAACCGCACGCTCCTGGCCATCCAGCAGCAGGCCctgcgcggcggcggggccggcagccCCCGCTCCTCCCTGGAAAGCCTGAGCCCGGAGGAGAGCCAAATGGTGCAGCAATCCACCCGGCAGGAGCCCCAGGGCCAGGAGCATCACTCCGACCACCTCTACTCGGAGAACAGCGTCTACCGGCTCTGCCCGCCCCAGCACAAGGGCGAGGAGCTCCCCACCTACGAGGAGGCCAGGGCTCATTCCCAGTACTTCGCCTCGCAGCGGGGTGGGCAGCAACCCGGAGGGCTCGACTTGGGGTTTCGGGGTGAGAGCCCTGCTCGTGGAGCCGAGAGCGGCGCCCGGAGGCCCGACGAGGGGCTGAAGGAGCTGAAGCACGGCCACGTGCGGTCGCTGAGCGAGCGGCTGATGCGGATGTCGCTGGAGAGGAACGGGGCCAAGGCACAGAGCCCCATCAGTGCTTCCCACAGCTACCCCCAGCTCTCCCGACACCACCAGCTCGCCGCCCTCCGAGGGCAGCACCCCGAAGGGCTGGAGCCACGGGGACCACCCCCGGAATATCCCTACGTCATCCCTTCCCAGGATACTTACCTGGCGGAACCTGGACCCTGCTCCCGGGAAGGTCCTGGGTTTCAGCATCCTGAAGTCAG GGTGCTGCCCAGCCCGGTCCCCACCGCTTTCCTGCCGCCGCCGGGTGCCCTGTACCCCGGTCCCTCCGGGGTGGAGGCGCTGGTGGGTGCCCAGGCGGTCTCTGCCGGCAGCCGCCTGGCccgggcagagctgctcctgcgGGAGAACGAGCGGCTGCGGCGGGAGGGCGAGGAGCTGCGGAgggagctggagagctgctcccAGAAAGCCGGCCGCATCCAGAAG CTGGAGAGTGAGATCCAGCGCCTCTCGGAGGAGTACGAGAACCTGGTCAAGGCGTCTTCCAAGCGGGAAGCCTTGGAGAAAGCCATGAGGAACAAGAGGGAGGGTGAGATGAGGCGGCTCCAGGATTTCAACCGGGATCTGAAAG AACGGTTGGAATCTGCCAACAAGCAGCTGGCCAGCAAGACCCAGGAAAACCAGGAGAGCAACCAGGGCAGCGTGGCCAAACTCCTGGCACAGA GCTACGAGcaccagcaggagaaggagaagctggagcGGGAGGTTTCCCTGCTCCGCAGCGCCAACGAGGAGCAGCGCcgaagggcagagctgctggagcaggctctgGGCAGCGCCCAGGCCCGGGCAGCCAAGGCTGAGGCGGAGCTGAGGAAGAAACGAGCCTACGTGGAGAAGGtggagaggctgcaggcagcGCTGggccagctccaggcagcctgCGAGAAGcgggagcagctggagctgcgGCTCCGCACccggctggagcaggagctgaagaTGCTGCGGGCTCAGCAG AGACAGGCGGGTGCCGCGGGCGGGGGGACGCCGGAGCTGAGCGCTCACACGCTCTCCgagcagctgagggagaaggaggagaagatcCTGGCCCTGGAGGCTGACATGACCAAGTGGGAGCAGAAGTACCTGGAGGAGTGCACCATGAGGCAGTTCGCCATGGACGCCGCAGCCACCGCAGCCGCCCAGAGGGACACCACCCTCATCAGCCATTCCCCCAGGCACTCCCCTAACAGCAGCTTCAACGAGGACCTCCTCCTGGCCACCCACAAGCACCAGGAGATGGAGAACAG GTTAAAAGCCCTTCACGCCCAAATCCTGGAGAAGGATGCTGTCATCAAGGTCCTGCAGCAGCGCTCACGGAGGGACCCCAGCAAAGCCCTCCAGGGCTCCCTGAGACCAGCCAAGTCTGTGCCCTCCAtcttctctgcctctgccaCCCTGAGCTGGCCGGGGTCTGGGCAGAGCGAGCGACTGGCCGAGGGCAGCTCCCGGGGCAGCACAG CaggcaaaggcagcagtgaaggagcagcagtgcccaccaacctccccctgccctcccactCCAAGCGCGGCAGCAGGGACGGCAGCACCCAGACCGACGGGGCGGCCGAGGGCGAGGGCCTGGAGCACCCACCTGGATTGCTGG agaGCTCAGGCCCTGCCAGAGCCCCGGACCTGTCCGACATGGTGGAGATCCTGATTTAA
- the SENP2 gene encoding sentrin-specific protease 2 isoform X2, whose translation MYKWLLGALGALFAAARRPAPPPASPSRKRPFPSVQSPRKDPEEPKCKKQRLESTSSWCKKKAKEVSAGVKLPAKATGNIQKLSNATPITTPAEETQPISFDPSPGRPTGSALEAEMLRVDTPFGTNTCLTKDRLSLPHKTIPCLSKSRSGKHYIRPGPDSILTPRPPIKDSSEAPSSTSEAGKAGRFFCTAEEDVWREEKMKYQQLLETVKEKFPGSRLNSVPSHFHKCYTAAANSQEQGRPVKQAVAGKQHGARISKEELLQHLVPLLAKKPPALDGKEKKGLSSEKPGENFPPLTEAMKREVSAALGQGDPEEILSSAFRLKVTREDLQTLSNLCWLNDEVINFYMNLLMERNRKEGYPSVHVFSTFFYPKLLSGGHKAVGRWTRKVDLFKQDLIIVPIHLRAHWALGVIDVRKKNIKYFDSLGQSGDKICDTLFQYLQEESWVRRHLELTRSEWTLHSMEPHEIPQQDNGSDCGVFMCKYADYISRDKQINFTQSHMPYFRIRMAWEIIHQQLL comes from the exons ATGTACAAATGGCTGCTGGGGGCCCTCGGCGCCCTCTtcgccgccgcccgccgccccgcgccgcccccggCCTCGCCGTCCCGCAAGAGGCCGTTCCCCAG TGTTCAATCACCTAGGAAGGATCCTGAGGAGCCTaaatgcaaaaagcaaagaTTAG agtcCACCTCATCCTGGTgtaaaaagaaagctaaagaaGTTTCTGCTGGGGTGAAGTTGCCAGCCAAGGCAACAGGAAACATCCAGAAGCTCAGCAATGCCACCCCAATCACCACCCCTGCAGAAGAG ACTCAGCCCATTTCTTTTGACCCTTCACCTGGAAGACCAACAGGTTCTGCCTTAGAAGCAGAAATGCTACGAGTTG ATACACCTTTTGGAACCAATACTTGCTTGACTAAGGACAGACTATCCCTTCCTCACAAGACAATTCCATGTCTGAG CAAAAGCAGGAGTGGTAAACACTACATCAGACCTGGTCCAGACAGCATCTTGACACCAAGGCCACCCATCAAGGACTCCTCTGAGGCACCATCCTCCACCTCAGAAGCTGGCAAAGCGGGGAGGTTTTTCTGCACTGCAGAAGAG GATgtttggagagaagaaaagatgaagtACCAACAGCTCCTGgaaacagtgaaggaaaaattcCCTGGAAGTCGCTTGAATTCAGTGCCATCCCATTTCCACAA gtgctacacagcagcagcaaactctCAAGAACAGGGAAGACCAGTGAAACAGGCAGTTGCAGGA AAACAGCATGGAGCTAGAATCTCCAAAGAAGAATTACTACAGCATCTGGTTCCTCTTCTGGCCAAAAAACCACCTGCCCttgatgggaaagaaaagaaaggccTGAGCTCAGAAAAACCAGGAGAAAACTTCCCTCCCCTCACAGAG GCCATGAAGAGAGAGGTCAGTGCTGCATTAGGCCAAGGAGATCCAGAAGAGATCCTGAGCAGTGCCTTCAGACTGAAAGTCACTCGTGAAGACCTCCAGacactgagcaacctgtgcTGGCTGAATGATGAG GTCATTAATTTCTACATGAATCTCCtgatggaaagaaacagaaaagaaggatATCCATCAGTCCATGTGTTTAGTACCTTCTTTTATCCCAAACTGCTTTCTGGGGGGCACAAAGCAGTTGGGAGGTGGACCAGAAAAGTGGATCTTTTCAAGCAGGACCTCATCATTGTACCCATTCACTTGAGAGCACACTGGGCACTAGGG GTCATAGATGTCAGAAAGAAGAACATCAAATACTTTGACTCACTGGGACAAAGTGGGGACAAGATTTGTGACACTTTGTT cCAGTACCTGCAAGAAGAAAGCTGGGTGAGAAGACATCTGGAGCTGACTCGTTCAGAGTGGACCCTTCACAGCATGGAGCCACAT GAAATCCCTCAGCAAGACAATGGAAGTGACTGTGGAGTGTTTATGTGCAAATATGCAGATTATATCTCCAGAGACAAGCAGATCAACTTTACACAG AGCCACATGCCGTACTTCCGCATCAGGATGGCATGGGAAATAAtccatcagcagctgctgtga
- the AMOTL2 gene encoding angiomotin-like protein 2 isoform X3: MRTAEEPNGTVLHRLIQEQLRYGNLTENRTLLAIQQQALRGGGAGSPRSSLESLSPEESQMVQQSTRQEPQGQEHHSDHLYSENSVYRLCPPQHKGEELPTYEEARAHSQYFASQRGGQQPGGLDLGFRGESPARGAESGARRPDEGLKELKHGHVRSLSERLMRMSLERNGAKAQSPISASHSYPQLSRHHQLAALRGQHPEGLEPRGPPPEYPYVIPSQDTYLAEPGPCSREGPGFQHPEVRVLPSPVPTAFLPPPGALYPGPSGVEALVGAQAVSAGSRLARAELLLRENERLRREGEELRRELESCSQKAGRIQKLESEIQRLSEEYENLVKASSKREALEKAMRNKREGEMRRLQDFNRDLKERLESANKQLASKTQENQESNQGSVAKLLAQSYEHQQEKEKLEREVSLLRSANEEQRRRAELLEQALGSAQARAAKAEAELRKKRAYVEKVERLQAALGQLQAACEKREQLELRLRTRLEQELKMLRAQQAGAAGGGTPELSAHTLSEQLREKEEKILALEADMTKWEQKYLEECTMRQFAMDAAATAAAQRDTTLISHSPRHSPNSSFNEDLLLATHKHQEMENRLKALHAQILEKDAVIKVLQQRSRRDPSKALQGSLRPAKSVPSIFSASATLSWPGSGQSERLAEGSSRGSTAGKGSSEGAAVPTNLPLPSHSKRGSRDGSTQTDGAAEGEGLEHPPGLLESSGPARAPDLSDMVEILI; this comes from the exons ATGAGGACGGCGGAGGAGCCGAACGGGACCGTCCTGCACCGCCTGATCCAGGAGCAGCTGCGCTACGGGAACCTGACGGAGAACCGCACGCTCCTGGCCATCCAGCAGCAGGCCctgcgcggcggcggggccggcagccCCCGCTCCTCCCTGGAAAGCCTGAGCCCGGAGGAGAGCCAAATGGTGCAGCAATCCACCCGGCAGGAGCCCCAGGGCCAGGAGCATCACTCCGACCACCTCTACTCGGAGAACAGCGTCTACCGGCTCTGCCCGCCCCAGCACAAGGGCGAGGAGCTCCCCACCTACGAGGAGGCCAGGGCTCATTCCCAGTACTTCGCCTCGCAGCGGGGTGGGCAGCAACCCGGAGGGCTCGACTTGGGGTTTCGGGGTGAGAGCCCTGCTCGTGGAGCCGAGAGCGGCGCCCGGAGGCCCGACGAGGGGCTGAAGGAGCTGAAGCACGGCCACGTGCGGTCGCTGAGCGAGCGGCTGATGCGGATGTCGCTGGAGAGGAACGGGGCCAAGGCACAGAGCCCCATCAGTGCTTCCCACAGCTACCCCCAGCTCTCCCGACACCACCAGCTCGCCGCCCTCCGAGGGCAGCACCCCGAAGGGCTGGAGCCACGGGGACCACCCCCGGAATATCCCTACGTCATCCCTTCCCAGGATACTTACCTGGCGGAACCTGGACCCTGCTCCCGGGAAGGTCCTGGGTTTCAGCATCCTGAAGTCAG GGTGCTGCCCAGCCCGGTCCCCACCGCTTTCCTGCCGCCGCCGGGTGCCCTGTACCCCGGTCCCTCCGGGGTGGAGGCGCTGGTGGGTGCCCAGGCGGTCTCTGCCGGCAGCCGCCTGGCccgggcagagctgctcctgcgGGAGAACGAGCGGCTGCGGCGGGAGGGCGAGGAGCTGCGGAgggagctggagagctgctcccAGAAAGCCGGCCGCATCCAGAAG CTGGAGAGTGAGATCCAGCGCCTCTCGGAGGAGTACGAGAACCTGGTCAAGGCGTCTTCCAAGCGGGAAGCCTTGGAGAAAGCCATGAGGAACAAGAGGGAGGGTGAGATGAGGCGGCTCCAGGATTTCAACCGGGATCTGAAAG AACGGTTGGAATCTGCCAACAAGCAGCTGGCCAGCAAGACCCAGGAAAACCAGGAGAGCAACCAGGGCAGCGTGGCCAAACTCCTGGCACAGA GCTACGAGcaccagcaggagaaggagaagctggagcGGGAGGTTTCCCTGCTCCGCAGCGCCAACGAGGAGCAGCGCcgaagggcagagctgctggagcaggctctgGGCAGCGCCCAGGCCCGGGCAGCCAAGGCTGAGGCGGAGCTGAGGAAGAAACGAGCCTACGTGGAGAAGGtggagaggctgcaggcagcGCTGggccagctccaggcagcctgCGAGAAGcgggagcagctggagctgcgGCTCCGCACccggctggagcaggagctgaagaTGCTGCGGGCTCAGCAG GCGGGTGCCGCGGGCGGGGGGACGCCGGAGCTGAGCGCTCACACGCTCTCCgagcagctgagggagaaggaggagaagatcCTGGCCCTGGAGGCTGACATGACCAAGTGGGAGCAGAAGTACCTGGAGGAGTGCACCATGAGGCAGTTCGCCATGGACGCCGCAGCCACCGCAGCCGCCCAGAGGGACACCACCCTCATCAGCCATTCCCCCAGGCACTCCCCTAACAGCAGCTTCAACGAGGACCTCCTCCTGGCCACCCACAAGCACCAGGAGATGGAGAACAG GTTAAAAGCCCTTCACGCCCAAATCCTGGAGAAGGATGCTGTCATCAAGGTCCTGCAGCAGCGCTCACGGAGGGACCCCAGCAAAGCCCTCCAGGGCTCCCTGAGACCAGCCAAGTCTGTGCCCTCCAtcttctctgcctctgccaCCCTGAGCTGGCCGGGGTCTGGGCAGAGCGAGCGACTGGCCGAGGGCAGCTCCCGGGGCAGCACAG CaggcaaaggcagcagtgaaggagcagcagtgcccaccaacctccccctgccctcccactCCAAGCGCGGCAGCAGGGACGGCAGCACCCAGACCGACGGGGCGGCCGAGGGCGAGGGCCTGGAGCACCCACCTGGATTGCTGG agaGCTCAGGCCCTGCCAGAGCCCCGGACCTGTCCGACATGGTGGAGATCCTGATTTAA
- the AMOTL2 gene encoding angiomotin-like protein 2 isoform X2: protein MRTAEEPNGTVLHRLIQEQLRYGNLTENRTLLAIQQQALRGGGAGSPRSSLESLSPEESQMVQQSTRQEPQGQEHHSDHLYSENSVYRLCPPQHKGEELPTYEEARAHSQYFASQRGGQQPGGLDLGFRGESPARGAESGARRPDEGLKELKHGHVRSLSERLMRMSLERNGAKAQSPISASHSYPQLSRHHQLAALRGQHPEGLEPRGPPPEYPYVIPSQDTYLAEPGPCSREGPGFQHPEVRVLPSPVPTAFLPPPGALYPGPSGVEALVGAQAVSAGSRLARAELLLRENERLRREGEELRRELESCSQKAGRIQKLESEIQRLSEEYENLVKASSKREALEKAMRNKREGEMRRLQDFNRDLKERLESANKQLASKTQENQESNQGSVAKLLAQSYEHQQEKEKLEREVSLLRSANEEQRRRAELLEQALGSAQARAAKAEAELRKKRAYVEKVERLQAALGQLQAACEKREQLELRLRTRLEQELKMLRAQQRQAGAAGGGTPELSAHTLSEQLREKEEKILALEADMTKWEQKYLEECTMRQFAMDAAATAAAQRDTTLISHSPRHSPNSSFNEDLLLATHKHQEMENRLKALHAQILEKDAVIKVLQQRSRRDPSKALQGSLRPAKSVPSIFSASATLSWPGSGQSERLAEGSSRGSTGKGSSEGAAVPTNLPLPSHSKRGSRDGSTQTDGAAEGEGLEHPPGLLESSGPARAPDLSDMVEILI from the exons ATGAGGACGGCGGAGGAGCCGAACGGGACCGTCCTGCACCGCCTGATCCAGGAGCAGCTGCGCTACGGGAACCTGACGGAGAACCGCACGCTCCTGGCCATCCAGCAGCAGGCCctgcgcggcggcggggccggcagccCCCGCTCCTCCCTGGAAAGCCTGAGCCCGGAGGAGAGCCAAATGGTGCAGCAATCCACCCGGCAGGAGCCCCAGGGCCAGGAGCATCACTCCGACCACCTCTACTCGGAGAACAGCGTCTACCGGCTCTGCCCGCCCCAGCACAAGGGCGAGGAGCTCCCCACCTACGAGGAGGCCAGGGCTCATTCCCAGTACTTCGCCTCGCAGCGGGGTGGGCAGCAACCCGGAGGGCTCGACTTGGGGTTTCGGGGTGAGAGCCCTGCTCGTGGAGCCGAGAGCGGCGCCCGGAGGCCCGACGAGGGGCTGAAGGAGCTGAAGCACGGCCACGTGCGGTCGCTGAGCGAGCGGCTGATGCGGATGTCGCTGGAGAGGAACGGGGCCAAGGCACAGAGCCCCATCAGTGCTTCCCACAGCTACCCCCAGCTCTCCCGACACCACCAGCTCGCCGCCCTCCGAGGGCAGCACCCCGAAGGGCTGGAGCCACGGGGACCACCCCCGGAATATCCCTACGTCATCCCTTCCCAGGATACTTACCTGGCGGAACCTGGACCCTGCTCCCGGGAAGGTCCTGGGTTTCAGCATCCTGAAGTCAG GGTGCTGCCCAGCCCGGTCCCCACCGCTTTCCTGCCGCCGCCGGGTGCCCTGTACCCCGGTCCCTCCGGGGTGGAGGCGCTGGTGGGTGCCCAGGCGGTCTCTGCCGGCAGCCGCCTGGCccgggcagagctgctcctgcgGGAGAACGAGCGGCTGCGGCGGGAGGGCGAGGAGCTGCGGAgggagctggagagctgctcccAGAAAGCCGGCCGCATCCAGAAG CTGGAGAGTGAGATCCAGCGCCTCTCGGAGGAGTACGAGAACCTGGTCAAGGCGTCTTCCAAGCGGGAAGCCTTGGAGAAAGCCATGAGGAACAAGAGGGAGGGTGAGATGAGGCGGCTCCAGGATTTCAACCGGGATCTGAAAG AACGGTTGGAATCTGCCAACAAGCAGCTGGCCAGCAAGACCCAGGAAAACCAGGAGAGCAACCAGGGCAGCGTGGCCAAACTCCTGGCACAGA GCTACGAGcaccagcaggagaaggagaagctggagcGGGAGGTTTCCCTGCTCCGCAGCGCCAACGAGGAGCAGCGCcgaagggcagagctgctggagcaggctctgGGCAGCGCCCAGGCCCGGGCAGCCAAGGCTGAGGCGGAGCTGAGGAAGAAACGAGCCTACGTGGAGAAGGtggagaggctgcaggcagcGCTGggccagctccaggcagcctgCGAGAAGcgggagcagctggagctgcgGCTCCGCACccggctggagcaggagctgaagaTGCTGCGGGCTCAGCAG AGACAGGCGGGTGCCGCGGGCGGGGGGACGCCGGAGCTGAGCGCTCACACGCTCTCCgagcagctgagggagaaggaggagaagatcCTGGCCCTGGAGGCTGACATGACCAAGTGGGAGCAGAAGTACCTGGAGGAGTGCACCATGAGGCAGTTCGCCATGGACGCCGCAGCCACCGCAGCCGCCCAGAGGGACACCACCCTCATCAGCCATTCCCCCAGGCACTCCCCTAACAGCAGCTTCAACGAGGACCTCCTCCTGGCCACCCACAAGCACCAGGAGATGGAGAACAG GTTAAAAGCCCTTCACGCCCAAATCCTGGAGAAGGATGCTGTCATCAAGGTCCTGCAGCAGCGCTCACGGAGGGACCCCAGCAAAGCCCTCCAGGGCTCCCTGAGACCAGCCAAGTCTGTGCCCTCCAtcttctctgcctctgccaCCCTGAGCTGGCCGGGGTCTGGGCAGAGCGAGCGACTGGCCGAGGGCAGCTCCCGGGGCAGCACAG gcaaaggcagcagtgaaggagcagcagtgcccaccaacctccccctgccctcccactCCAAGCGCGGCAGCAGGGACGGCAGCACCCAGACCGACGGGGCGGCCGAGGGCGAGGGCCTGGAGCACCCACCTGGATTGCTGG agaGCTCAGGCCCTGCCAGAGCCCCGGACCTGTCCGACATGGTGGAGATCCTGATTTAA
- the SENP2 gene encoding sentrin-specific protease 2 isoform X1, translating into MYKWLLGALGALFAAARRPAPPPASPSRKRPFPSVQSPRKDPEEPKCKKQRLESTSSWCKKKAKEVSAGVKLPAKATGNIQKLSNATPITTPAEETQPISFDPSPGRPTGSALEAEMLRVDTPFGTNTCLTKDRLSLPHKTIPCLSKSRSGKHYIRPGPDSILTPRPPIKDSSEAPSSTSEAGKAGRFFCTAEEDVWREEKMKYQQLLETVKEKFPGSRLNSVPSHFHKGCVVLMLILSKWGQSLSGVACRRCYTAAANSQEQGRPVKQAVAGKQHGARISKEELLQHLVPLLAKKPPALDGKEKKGLSSEKPGENFPPLTEAMKREVSAALGQGDPEEILSSAFRLKVTREDLQTLSNLCWLNDEVINFYMNLLMERNRKEGYPSVHVFSTFFYPKLLSGGHKAVGRWTRKVDLFKQDLIIVPIHLRAHWALGVIDVRKKNIKYFDSLGQSGDKICDTLFQYLQEESWVRRHLELTRSEWTLHSMEPHEIPQQDNGSDCGVFMCKYADYISRDKQINFTQSHMPYFRIRMAWEIIHQQLL; encoded by the exons ATGTACAAATGGCTGCTGGGGGCCCTCGGCGCCCTCTtcgccgccgcccgccgccccgcgccgcccccggCCTCGCCGTCCCGCAAGAGGCCGTTCCCCAG TGTTCAATCACCTAGGAAGGATCCTGAGGAGCCTaaatgcaaaaagcaaagaTTAG agtcCACCTCATCCTGGTgtaaaaagaaagctaaagaaGTTTCTGCTGGGGTGAAGTTGCCAGCCAAGGCAACAGGAAACATCCAGAAGCTCAGCAATGCCACCCCAATCACCACCCCTGCAGAAGAG ACTCAGCCCATTTCTTTTGACCCTTCACCTGGAAGACCAACAGGTTCTGCCTTAGAAGCAGAAATGCTACGAGTTG ATACACCTTTTGGAACCAATACTTGCTTGACTAAGGACAGACTATCCCTTCCTCACAAGACAATTCCATGTCTGAG CAAAAGCAGGAGTGGTAAACACTACATCAGACCTGGTCCAGACAGCATCTTGACACCAAGGCCACCCATCAAGGACTCCTCTGAGGCACCATCCTCCACCTCAGAAGCTGGCAAAGCGGGGAGGTTTTTCTGCACTGCAGAAGAG GATgtttggagagaagaaaagatgaagtACCAACAGCTCCTGgaaacagtgaaggaaaaattcCCTGGAAGTCGCTTGAATTCAGTGCCATCCCATTTCCACAA AGGCTGTGTGGTTTTAATGCTAATCCTCTCCAAATGGGGACAGTCACTCTCTGGAGTGGCCTGTAGAAG gtgctacacagcagcagcaaactctCAAGAACAGGGAAGACCAGTGAAACAGGCAGTTGCAGGA AAACAGCATGGAGCTAGAATCTCCAAAGAAGAATTACTACAGCATCTGGTTCCTCTTCTGGCCAAAAAACCACCTGCCCttgatgggaaagaaaagaaaggccTGAGCTCAGAAAAACCAGGAGAAAACTTCCCTCCCCTCACAGAG GCCATGAAGAGAGAGGTCAGTGCTGCATTAGGCCAAGGAGATCCAGAAGAGATCCTGAGCAGTGCCTTCAGACTGAAAGTCACTCGTGAAGACCTCCAGacactgagcaacctgtgcTGGCTGAATGATGAG GTCATTAATTTCTACATGAATCTCCtgatggaaagaaacagaaaagaaggatATCCATCAGTCCATGTGTTTAGTACCTTCTTTTATCCCAAACTGCTTTCTGGGGGGCACAAAGCAGTTGGGAGGTGGACCAGAAAAGTGGATCTTTTCAAGCAGGACCTCATCATTGTACCCATTCACTTGAGAGCACACTGGGCACTAGGG GTCATAGATGTCAGAAAGAAGAACATCAAATACTTTGACTCACTGGGACAAAGTGGGGACAAGATTTGTGACACTTTGTT cCAGTACCTGCAAGAAGAAAGCTGGGTGAGAAGACATCTGGAGCTGACTCGTTCAGAGTGGACCCTTCACAGCATGGAGCCACAT GAAATCCCTCAGCAAGACAATGGAAGTGACTGTGGAGTGTTTATGTGCAAATATGCAGATTATATCTCCAGAGACAAGCAGATCAACTTTACACAG AGCCACATGCCGTACTTCCGCATCAGGATGGCATGGGAAATAAtccatcagcagctgctgtga